One window of the Rhizobiaceae bacterium genome contains the following:
- the trbG gene encoding P-type conjugative transfer protein TrbG translates to MTPALRKVAPRRVGLSAFLNPAFAGFRFGGSRIFRKSVFPVLLICTTTLAGCATFEKPPEISYDNELPAVQASDPPAPVRVVELPKPLPLPGQLKPVGKDSKPEPEAADPTVRVNQANAAARVQPVRNGFINSMQVYPFVDGALYQVYSSPGQITDIALQPGETLVGSGPVAAGDTVRWIIGDTESGTSTGKQVHILVKPTRPELMTNLVINTDRRTYHMELRSTEKTYMASVSWQYPQDQLIALRRQNTEAQAAQPVSSGIDLAKVNFRYEVTGDRAPWRPLRAFDDGKQVFIEFPRGIGQGEMPPLFVVGPEGDTSELVNYRVRGNYMIVDRLFAAAELRFGAAKDQKHVRISRTDGRPAS, encoded by the coding sequence ATGACACCCGCCCTCCGCAAAGTCGCCCCTCGGAGAGTGGGATTATCGGCTTTCCTCAATCCCGCCTTTGCGGGGTTCCGCTTCGGCGGTTCCCGGATTTTCCGTAAATCCGTTTTCCCGGTTTTGCTGATTTGCACGACGACGCTCGCCGGCTGCGCGACCTTCGAGAAGCCCCCGGAAATCTCCTACGATAACGAGCTGCCAGCCGTGCAGGCGTCCGATCCGCCCGCGCCGGTCAGGGTGGTGGAACTGCCGAAGCCGCTTCCTCTTCCCGGCCAGTTGAAGCCGGTCGGTAAGGACAGCAAACCCGAGCCGGAAGCCGCCGACCCGACCGTGCGCGTCAATCAGGCCAATGCCGCCGCGCGCGTGCAGCCCGTGCGCAACGGCTTCATCAACTCGATGCAGGTCTATCCCTTCGTCGATGGCGCGCTCTATCAGGTCTATTCGTCACCGGGGCAGATCACTGACATCGCACTCCAACCCGGCGAAACCCTCGTCGGCTCCGGCCCCGTCGCCGCCGGCGACACCGTGCGCTGGATCATCGGCGACACCGAGAGCGGCACGAGCACTGGCAAGCAGGTCCACATCCTCGTCAAGCCGACGCGCCCCGAGCTGATGACCAATCTCGTCATCAATACCGACCGGCGCACCTATCACATGGAACTGCGCTCGACCGAGAAGACCTATATGGCCTCGGTCTCGTGGCAGTATCCGCAGGACCAGCTCATCGCGCTGCGCCGGCAGAATACCGAGGCGCAGGCCGCGCAGCCCGTTTCGTCCGGTATCGATCTGGCGAAGGTCAATTTCCGTTACGAGGTGACGGGCGACCGCGCGCCATGGCGGCCGCTGCGCGCCTTCGACGACGGCAAGCAGGTGTTCATCGAGTTTCCGCGCGGCATCGGCCAGGGCGAGATGCCGCCGCTCTTCGTCGTCGGCCCCGAGGGCGACACCTCGGAACTGGTGAACTACCGCGTGCGCGGCAACTACATGATCGTCGATCGCCTCTTCGCCGCGGCCGAGCTGCGCTTTGGCGCGGCGAAGGATCAGAAGCACGTCCGCATCTCCCGGACTGACGGGAGGCCGGCATCGTGA
- a CDS encoding TrbC/VirB2 family protein has product MMPVISRLRRRLAASVSVAVLGLMTAAPAHASGSSMPWEQPLQQILQSIEGPVAKIVAVIIIIATGLALAFGDTSGGFRRLIQIVFGLSIAFAASSFFLSFFSFSGGALV; this is encoded by the coding sequence ATGATGCCTGTCATTTCTCGCCTGCGCCGCCGCCTCGCCGCGTCGGTTTCCGTTGCCGTCCTCGGTTTGATGACGGCCGCGCCCGCCCATGCCTCCGGCTCGTCGATGCCGTGGGAACAGCCGCTGCAACAGATCCTGCAATCGATCGAAGGCCCGGTCGCCAAGATCGTCGCGGTCATCATCATCATCGCCACGGGCCTTGCGCTCGCCTTCGGCGACACGTCGGGCGGTTTCCGCCGCCTGATCCAGATCGTGTTCGGCCTCTCCATCGCGTTCGCGGCCAGCTCGTTCTTCCTGTCGTTCTTCTCATTCAGCGGCGGGGCGCTCGTCTGA
- the trbJ gene encoding P-type conjugative transfer protein TrbJ, with the protein MIRSRICARRFALALLAAPVAFAPMLATPAHAQWIVFDPSNYAQNVLTAARSLEQITNQITSLQNEAQMLINQARNLASLPYSSLQQLQQSVQKTQQLLNQAQNIAYNVQSIDQAFQSKYANVSVSASDAQLIADAKTRWQNTVGGLQDAMRTQATVVGNLSTNSTQMSALVGASQSATGALQATQAGNQLLALQAQQLADLTAVVSANGRAQALQSAEQAAAAAQGQEQRRRFLTPGTGYQPGNAQMFYGSN; encoded by the coding sequence ATGATCCGTTCCCGTATTTGCGCCCGGCGTTTCGCCCTGGCGCTCCTCGCCGCGCCCGTGGCGTTCGCGCCAATGCTGGCGACGCCCGCCCACGCGCAATGGATCGTGTTCGATCCCTCGAACTATGCGCAGAACGTGCTCACCGCCGCGCGCAGCCTCGAACAGATCACCAACCAGATCACCTCGCTTCAGAACGAGGCGCAGATGCTCATCAACCAGGCCCGCAATCTCGCGAGCCTGCCGTATTCGTCGCTCCAACAGTTGCAGCAGTCGGTCCAGAAGACCCAACAGCTTCTGAACCAGGCGCAGAACATCGCCTACAATGTCCAGTCGATTGATCAGGCGTTCCAAAGCAAATACGCCAATGTCTCGGTGTCGGCCTCGGACGCGCAGCTCATCGCCGACGCCAAGACCCGCTGGCAGAACACGGTCGGCGGCTTGCAGGACGCCATGCGCACGCAGGCGACCGTTGTCGGCAACCTTTCGACCAACTCGACGCAGATGTCGGCACTGGTCGGCGCGAGCCAGTCGGCGACCGGCGCTCTTCAGGCGACGCAGGCGGGCAATCAGCTTCTCGCCCTTCAGGCGCAACAACTCGCCGATCTCACCGCCGTCGTCTCCGCCAATGGCCGCGCACAGGCGCTGCAATCGGCGGAACAGGCCGCCGCCGCCGCGCAGGGGCAGGAGCAGCGCCGTCGCTTTCTGACGCCGGGCACGGGCTATCAGCCCGGCAACGCGCAGATGTTCTATGGCAGTAACTGA
- a CDS encoding VirB3 family type IV secretion system protein, whose amino-acid sequence MAGLNEQVGEVPGYTVPLHRALSEPILLGGAPRAIAILNGTLAGAVGLGLRLWLVGLAIWAVGHVAAVWAAKRDPLFVDVVRRHLRIPAHLSV is encoded by the coding sequence ATGGCCGGGCTCAATGAACAGGTCGGAGAGGTTCCCGGCTACACGGTCCCGCTGCACCGGGCGCTGTCCGAGCCGATCCTGCTCGGCGGCGCCCCGCGCGCCATCGCCATTCTGAACGGGACGCTGGCGGGTGCGGTCGGCCTCGGGCTTCGCCTCTGGCTGGTCGGCCTCGCCATCTGGGCGGTCGGCCACGTCGCCGCCGTCTGGGCGGCCAAGCGCGATCCGCTCTTCGTAGATGTGGTGCGCCGTCATCTGCGCATCCCCGCGCACCTGTCGGTTTGA
- the trbE gene encoding conjugal transfer protein TrbE, producing the protein MMNLAEYRNKNSRLADFLPWVALIGEGVVLNKDGSFQRTARFRGPDLDSAVPAELVAVAGRLNNAFRRLGSGWAIFVEAQRHVSNRYPESTFPDSASALVDAERKADFEEAGAHFESSYFLTFAYLPPAEDAARAESWLYEGRDQRGLDPREALTGFADRTDRILRLVEAFMPECVWLDDAETLTYLHACVSTKRHRVRVPETPMYLDALLADQPLTGGLEPRLGSQHIRVLTVTGFPTATTPGLLDELNRLAFPYRWSTRAILLDKTDATKLLTKIRRQWFAKRKSIAAILKEVMTNEASALVDTDASNKAADADLALQELGADYAGIAYVTATVTVWDADPRAADEKLRLVEKVIQGRDFTAMPETINAVDAWLGSLPGHVYANVRQPPISTLNLAHMIPLSAVWAGPERDEHFAAPPLLFGKTEGSTPFRFSLHVGDVGHTLIVGPTGAGKSVLLALMALQFRRYAGAQVFAFDFGGSIRAAALAMRGDWHDLGGGLTEGSAASVSLQPLARVDDTAERAWAADWIVAILTRESVAISPEVKEHIWTALTSLASALVEERTITGLCVLLQSNDLKQALRPYCIGGAWGRLLDAESEHLGTATVQAFETEGLIGTEAAPAVLAYLFHRIEDRLDGSPTLIIVDEGWLALDDEGFAGQLREWLKTLRKKNASVIFATQSLSDIDGSAIAPAIIESCQTRLLLPNERAIEPQITAIYRRFGLNDRQIEIVARAMPKRDYYCQSRRGNRLFELGLSEVALSLCAASSRQHQQLIAEVHARSGTNGFLYEWLCENSLAWAADMIADLTNVIPPTKTTEVLP; encoded by the coding sequence ATGATGAACCTTGCCGAATACCGCAACAAGAATAGCCGGCTCGCCGATTTCCTGCCCTGGGTGGCGCTGATCGGCGAAGGCGTCGTGCTCAACAAGGACGGCTCGTTTCAGCGCACCGCGCGGTTTCGCGGCCCCGATCTGGATTCGGCCGTGCCCGCCGAACTGGTCGCCGTCGCCGGACGGCTGAACAACGCCTTCCGTCGTCTCGGCTCCGGCTGGGCGATCTTCGTCGAGGCGCAGCGCCATGTCTCGAACCGCTATCCCGAGAGCACGTTCCCGGATTCGGCGTCGGCGCTGGTCGATGCCGAGCGCAAAGCCGACTTCGAGGAAGCCGGCGCGCATTTCGAGTCGAGCTACTTCCTGACCTTCGCCTATCTACCGCCCGCCGAAGACGCCGCCCGCGCGGAAAGCTGGCTCTATGAGGGGCGCGACCAGAGGGGCCTTGATCCGCGCGAGGCGCTGACCGGCTTCGCTGACCGCACTGACCGCATCCTGCGTCTGGTCGAAGCCTTCATGCCGGAATGCGTCTGGCTCGATGACGCGGAGACGCTGACCTATCTGCACGCCTGCGTCTCTACCAAGCGCCATCGTGTCCGCGTGCCCGAGACGCCGATGTATCTCGATGCGCTGCTCGCCGATCAGCCGCTCACCGGCGGGCTGGAGCCGCGATTGGGTTCGCAGCACATCCGCGTGCTGACCGTCACCGGCTTTCCGACCGCGACGACGCCCGGCCTGCTCGACGAGCTGAACCGGCTCGCTTTTCCCTATCGCTGGTCCACGCGCGCCATCCTGCTCGACAAGACCGACGCAACGAAGCTGCTGACCAAAATCCGCCGTCAATGGTTCGCGAAACGGAAGAGCATCGCCGCGATCCTGAAGGAGGTGATGACCAACGAAGCCTCGGCGCTGGTCGATACCGATGCCTCGAACAAGGCGGCGGACGCCGATCTCGCATTGCAGGAACTCGGCGCCGACTATGCCGGCATCGCCTATGTCACCGCCACCGTGACGGTGTGGGACGCCGATCCGCGTGCCGCCGACGAGAAGCTGCGCCTCGTCGAGAAGGTCATCCAGGGCCGCGATTTCACGGCGATGCCCGAGACCATCAACGCCGTGGACGCCTGGCTCGGCTCGTTGCCCGGCCATGTTTACGCCAATGTCCGGCAGCCGCCGATCTCGACGCTCAATCTCGCCCACATGATACCCTTGTCAGCGGTGTGGGCAGGGCCGGAACGGGACGAGCACTTTGCAGCACCCCCGCTGCTGTTCGGCAAGACCGAAGGCTCGACCCCGTTCCGGTTTTCTCTCCATGTCGGCGATGTCGGCCATACGCTGATCGTCGGCCCGACCGGCGCCGGCAAATCCGTGCTACTGGCGCTGATGGCCTTGCAGTTCCGGCGCTATGCCGGCGCACAGGTGTTCGCTTTTGACTTCGGCGGCTCGATCCGGGCGGCGGCGCTCGCCATGCGCGGCGACTGGCACGATCTCGGCGGCGGCCTCACCGAGGGCAGCGCCGCCAGCGTGTCGCTGCAACCGCTCGCCCGCGTCGATGATACGGCCGAACGCGCCTGGGCCGCCGACTGGATCGTGGCCATCCTCACGCGCGAGAGCGTCGCGATCAGCCCGGAGGTGAAAGAGCACATCTGGACGGCGCTGACCTCGCTCGCCTCCGCGCTGGTCGAGGAGCGCACCATCACCGGCCTTTGCGTGCTGTTGCAGTCCAACGACCTCAAACAGGCGTTGCGTCCCTATTGCATCGGCGGCGCCTGGGGCCGGCTGCTCGACGCTGAGAGCGAGCATCTCGGCACCGCCACCGTGCAGGCGTTCGAGACCGAAGGGCTGATCGGCACGGAGGCCGCGCCCGCCGTTCTGGCCTATCTCTTCCACCGCATCGAGGACCGGCTCGACGGATCGCCGACGCTCATCATCGTCGATGAAGGCTGGCTCGCCCTCGACGACGAAGGCTTCGCCGGCCAGCTCCGCGAATGGCTGAAGACGCTGCGCAAGAAGAACGCCAGCGTCATCTTCGCCACGCAGAGCCTGTCGGACATCGACGGCTCCGCTATCGCGCCCGCCATCATCGAGAGCTGCCAGACCCGGCTTCTGCTCCCGAACGAACGCGCGATCGAGCCGCAGATCACCGCCATCTATCGCCGCTTCGGTCTCAACGATCGCCAGATCGAGATCGTCGCGCGGGCCATGCCCAAGCGCGACTATTACTGCCAGTCGCGACGCGGCAACCGGCTGTTCGAGCTGGGCCTTTCCGAGGTGGCGCTGTCGCTTTGCGCTGCGTCCTCGCGCCAGCATCAGCAGCTCATCGCCGAGGTCCATGCGCGCTCGGGCACGAATGGCTTCCTCTACGAATGGCTCTGCGAAAACAGCCTCGCCTGGGCCGCCGACATGATCGCTGACCTCACCAACGTCATCCCGCCAACGAAAACCACGGAGGTTCTCCCATGA
- the trbL gene encoding P-type conjugative transfer protein TrbL codes for MGGTGVIDQFLAVFTRYIDGGFGLLRGEVGFIASTLIVIDVTLAALFWSWGADDDIIARLVKKTLFVGVFAYLISNWNNLARIIFESFASLGLKASGTGFTTAQLLQPGKVAQTGLDAGRPLLDSISNLMGYWSFFENFIQIACMLFAWALVLLAFFILAVQLFVTLIEFKLTTLAGFVLIPFGLFGKSAFMAERVLGNVISSGIKVLVLAVIIGIGSTLFSQFTAGFGGATPSIDQAMAIVLAALSLLGLGIFGPGIANGLVSGGPQLGAGAAIGTGLAAGGMVAAGGAAIGAVASGGAALAGGAAAAARGGAALAGGASTAYSLGAAGQSGASGVASGLGGVANAGAQAAISPLKRAASRAADSLKSSYQAGSRAATEIAEGSSGSGGGDAGGGAASAAMSSPNQPPAWAQRMKRSQQMTHGVQAAAHAVRSGDSHGGGSSVNLSESD; via the coding sequence ATGGGCGGCACCGGCGTCATCGACCAATTCCTCGCGGTCTTCACCCGCTATATCGACGGCGGCTTCGGCCTGTTGCGTGGCGAGGTCGGCTTCATCGCCTCGACCCTCATTGTTATCGACGTGACGCTGGCCGCGCTGTTCTGGTCCTGGGGCGCCGATGACGACATCATCGCTCGCCTCGTCAAGAAGACGCTGTTCGTCGGCGTCTTCGCCTACCTCATCTCCAACTGGAACAATCTCGCCCGAATCATCTTCGAGAGCTTCGCCAGCCTCGGCCTGAAGGCGTCCGGTACCGGCTTCACCACGGCGCAATTGCTGCAACCCGGCAAGGTCGCGCAGACCGGCCTCGACGCCGGCCGCCCGCTGCTCGATTCGATCTCGAACCTGATGGGCTACTGGTCCTTCTTCGAGAACTTCATCCAGATCGCCTGCATGTTGTTCGCCTGGGCGCTGGTGCTGCTCGCCTTCTTCATCCTCGCCGTTCAGCTCTTCGTCACCTTGATCGAGTTCAAGCTGACGACGCTCGCCGGCTTCGTGCTGATCCCCTTCGGCCTGTTCGGCAAATCCGCCTTCATGGCCGAGCGCGTCCTCGGTAACGTCATCTCGTCCGGCATCAAGGTGCTGGTACTGGCCGTCATCATCGGCATCGGCTCGACGCTGTTCTCGCAGTTCACCGCTGGGTTCGGGGGCGCCACGCCGAGCATCGATCAGGCGATGGCGATCGTGCTCGCGGCGCTATCGCTGCTCGGGCTCGGCATCTTTGGTCCCGGCATCGCCAATGGCCTCGTCTCCGGCGGCCCGCAGCTCGGCGCGGGCGCGGCGATCGGAACCGGCCTTGCCGCCGGCGGCATGGTTGCGGCGGGTGGAGCGGCTATCGGCGCCGTCGCCTCCGGTGGCGCGGCGCTCGCGGGCGGCGCTGCCGCTGCCGCGCGTGGCGGGGCCGCACTCGCCGGTGGAGCCTCCACCGCCTACAGCCTTGGCGCCGCCGGTCAGTCCGGCGCATCGGGCGTCGCTTCCGGCCTTGGCGGCGTCGCCAATGCCGGCGCGCAGGCTGCCATCTCGCCGTTGAAGCGCGCGGCCTCGCGGGCCGCCGACAGTCTCAAATCCAGCTATCAGGCCGGCAGCCGTGCCGCGACGGAGATCGCCGAAGGCTCATCCGGTTCGGGTGGAGGGGACGCCGGTGGCGGCGCAGCATCCGCCGCGATGTCATCTCCCAATCAGCCGCCCGCCTGGGCGCAGCGCATGAAGCGCTCGCAGCAGATGACCCACGGCGTTCAGGCCGCCGCCCATGCCGTGCGCAGCGGCGACAGCCATGGCGGCGGCTCCTCCGTCAACCTCTCCGAAAGCGACTGA
- the trbF gene encoding conjugal transfer protein TrbF, with product MFKRPSTHYGKSPQPETPYQRAAQVWDERIGSARVQAKNWRLMAFGSLALSAGLSAALVWQSANGSIVPWVVQVDKLGQAQTVAPATADYQPNDPQIAFYLARFIEEVRGIPADPIIVRQNWLRAYDFTTQGGALALNDYARANDPFANVGKVQVAIEISSVIRASPSSFRVAWIERRYQDGSLSSTERWSAILTVAVQPPRDADKLRANPLGIYINAINWSKELGQ from the coding sequence ATGTTCAAACGACCATCGACCCATTACGGCAAATCCCCGCAGCCCGAGACGCCCTATCAGCGCGCCGCGCAGGTTTGGGACGAGCGCATCGGTTCGGCTCGCGTGCAGGCGAAAAACTGGCGGCTGATGGCCTTCGGCTCGCTTGCTTTGTCGGCGGGCCTGTCCGCCGCGCTGGTCTGGCAATCCGCCAATGGCTCGATCGTGCCGTGGGTGGTGCAGGTCGACAAGCTCGGCCAGGCGCAGACCGTGGCGCCTGCCACCGCCGACTATCAGCCGAACGATCCGCAGATCGCCTTCTACCTCGCGCGCTTCATTGAAGAGGTGCGCGGCATTCCCGCCGATCCGATCATCGTGCGGCAGAACTGGCTGCGCGCCTACGACTTCACCACGCAGGGCGGCGCGCTGGCGCTCAACGATTACGCCCGCGCCAACGATCCCTTCGCCAATGTCGGCAAGGTCCAGGTCGCCATCGAAATCTCCAGCGTCATCCGCGCCTCGCCGTCGAGCTTCCGCGTCGCCTGGATCGAGCGCCGCTATCAGGACGGCTCGCTCAGCAGCACCGAACGCTGGTCGGCCATCCTCACCGTCGCCGTGCAGCCGCCCCGAGATGCCGACAAACTCCGTGCCAATCCGCTCGGAATCTACATCAACGCCATCAACTGGTCGAAGGAGCTTGGACAATGA
- the trbK-alt gene encoding putative entry exclusion protein TrbK-alt yields MAVTEGGVMDGKTLARIGAIAFVALAIVAAVIDMNRPDDRQADFTMPGPAIIARDPLDAELARCSGLGEAGPRDPSCLKAWAENRRRFLGQPAVADAPASVPAPAMSGAR; encoded by the coding sequence ATGGCAGTAACTGAGGGCGGCGTGATGGACGGCAAGACCCTCGCGCGCATCGGCGCCATAGCCTTCGTCGCGCTCGCCATCGTCGCGGCGGTGATCGACATGAACCGTCCCGACGACCGTCAGGCCGATTTCACCATGCCGGGGCCTGCAATAATCGCGCGCGATCCGCTCGATGCGGAACTCGCACGATGCAGCGGCCTTGGTGAAGCCGGGCCGCGCGATCCGTCCTGCCTGAAGGCGTGGGCCGAGAACCGTCGCCGCTTCCTCGGCCAACCCGCTGTCGCCGATGCGCCCGCGAGCGTTCCCGCGCCGGCCATGAGCGGAGCGCGCTGA
- a CDS encoding TrbI/VirB10 family protein, whose product MDSGKEEGQKPEGPRSPEAAEDARPLTGEPAATMRLRPEPPRVTRLSRKALAGIALVTSVGLGGALIYALQTRHGGNQGQELYSTDNRTTPDGLAGLPKDYSGVPKLGPPLPGDLGRPILSAQNAGQAVPVPPMAMPNPGISQEEQRRLQETESARTARLFSSTERRPASSPTTATATPIPQTDLASLGLAPQPSTPSAQDRQLAFLNQTPDKRTVSPDRVTAPASVNVLQAGAVIAAALITGIRSDLPGQITAQVTENIYDSPTGKILLIPQGTRVIGQYDNGVGFGQRRVLLVWNRLIFPNGRSIVLERQPGADAEGYAGLEDGVDYHWGELFKAAALSTILSVGAEAGTSQNENSLVQALRQGASNSVSQTGQQIVSRQLNIAPTLTIRPGFPVRVIVTRDLVLEPYGG is encoded by the coding sequence ATCGATTCCGGAAAGGAAGAAGGGCAGAAGCCGGAGGGCCCGCGTTCGCCGGAGGCGGCGGAGGACGCCCGGCCGCTGACCGGCGAGCCGGCCGCGACCATGCGGCTGCGCCCCGAGCCGCCGCGCGTCACCCGGCTGTCGCGCAAGGCGCTCGCCGGGATCGCGCTGGTGACGAGCGTCGGCCTCGGCGGCGCGCTGATCTATGCGCTTCAGACCCGCCACGGCGGCAATCAGGGCCAGGAACTCTATTCCACCGACAACCGCACCACGCCGGACGGCCTCGCCGGTCTGCCGAAGGATTATTCCGGCGTGCCCAAGCTCGGTCCGCCTCTGCCCGGCGATCTTGGCCGTCCGATCCTCAGCGCGCAGAACGCCGGCCAGGCCGTGCCCGTCCCGCCGATGGCGATGCCGAATCCCGGCATCAGTCAGGAGGAACAGCGCCGGCTTCAGGAAACTGAGTCCGCACGCACCGCGCGGCTGTTCTCCTCCACCGAGAGGCGGCCGGCGAGCAGCCCGACGACTGCAACTGCGACGCCGATTCCGCAGACCGACCTCGCCAGCCTCGGCCTCGCGCCGCAGCCCTCGACGCCTTCGGCGCAGGACCGCCAGCTCGCCTTCCTCAATCAGACACCCGACAAGCGCACCGTCTCGCCCGATCGCGTCACGGCGCCCGCGTCGGTCAACGTGCTTCAGGCCGGGGCGGTGATTGCCGCCGCGCTCATCACCGGCATCCGCTCCGATCTTCCTGGCCAGATCACCGCGCAGGTGACAGAGAACATCTACGACAGCCCGACGGGCAAGATCCTGCTCATCCCACAGGGCACGCGCGTCATCGGCCAGTATGACAACGGCGTCGGCTTCGGCCAACGCCGCGTGTTGCTGGTGTGGAATCGACTGATCTTCCCCAACGGTCGCTCGATCGTGCTCGAACGCCAGCCCGGCGCCGACGCCGAAGGCTATGCCGGTCTAGAGGATGGCGTCGATTACCATTGGGGCGAGCTGTTCAAGGCCGCCGCGCTGTCCACGATTCTGAGCGTTGGCGCCGAAGCTGGAACCAGTCAGAACGAAAACAGCCTCGTCCAGGCGCTCCGTCAGGGGGCGTCGAACAGCGTCAGCCAGACCGGCCAGCAGATCGTCAGCCGCCAGCTCAACATCGCGCCGACGCTGACCATCCGGCCGGGCTTCCCCGTCCGGGTGATCGTCACGCGCGATCTCGTCCTCGAACCGTATGGAGGCTGA
- the trbB gene encoding P-type conjugative transfer ATPase TrbB, translating to MKASHHNSEGLARGARMLRTALGPAIARFLEDASVVEVMLNPDGRIWIDRLSEGLSDTGERLSPADGERIVRLVAHHVGAEVHAGAPRVSAELPETGERFEGLLPPVVAAPAFAIRKPAVAVFTLDDYVAAGIMSAAQAEALRQGVASRANILVAGGTSTGKTTLTNALLAEVAKTSDRVVIIEDTRELQCAAPNLVAMRTKDGVASLSDLVRSSLRLRPDRIPVGEVRGSEALDLLKAWGTGHPGGVGTIHAGSAIGALRRMEQLIQEAVVTVPRALIAETIDLVAVLAGRGSKRRLAELARVEGLGPDGDYRVIALDPVSPQPEEGSLS from the coding sequence ATGAAGGCTTCACATCACAATTCTGAAGGCTTGGCGCGGGGCGCGCGGATGCTGCGCACCGCGCTCGGCCCGGCGATCGCGCGGTTTCTGGAAGACGCCTCCGTCGTCGAGGTGATGCTGAACCCGGACGGGCGCATCTGGATTGATCGTCTTTCTGAAGGGCTGTCTGACACAGGGGAGCGGCTCTCGCCCGCCGATGGCGAGCGCATCGTGCGCTTGGTCGCGCACCATGTCGGCGCCGAGGTCCATGCAGGCGCCCCGCGCGTCTCGGCCGAGTTGCCGGAAACCGGAGAGCGGTTCGAGGGCCTGTTGCCTCCTGTGGTCGCGGCGCCCGCGTTTGCGATCCGCAAGCCTGCCGTCGCGGTGTTCACGCTCGACGATTATGTCGCGGCCGGCATCATGTCGGCGGCACAGGCCGAGGCGCTGCGTCAGGGCGTTGCGTCTCGCGCCAACATCCTCGTCGCCGGCGGCACATCCACCGGCAAGACGACGCTGACCAACGCCTTGCTGGCGGAGGTGGCGAAGACCTCCGATCGCGTCGTCATCATCGAGGATACGCGCGAGCTGCAATGCGCCGCGCCCAATCTCGTCGCCATGCGCACCAAGGATGGCGTCGCCTCGCTCTCCGATCTCGTCCGTTCGTCGCTGCGCCTACGCCCCGACCGTATCCCGGTCGGCGAGGTGCGCGGTAGCGAAGCGCTCGATCTGTTGAAGGCGTGGGGCACCGGCCACCCCGGCGGCGTCGGCACCATCCACGCGGGTTCGGCCATCGGCGCGCTGCGCCGGATGGAGCAGCTCATCCAGGAAGCGGTCGTCACCGTGCCGCGCGCGCTGATCGCCGAGACGATCGATCTCGTCGCCGTGCTCGCCGGTCGCGGCTCCAAGCGCCGCCTTGCCGAACTCGCCCGTGTGGAGGGCCTCGGGCCCGATGGCGATTACCGCGTCATCGCCCTCGATCCCGTTTCTCCCCAGCCCGAAGAAGGAAGCCTCTCATGA